The DNA sequence AGCCCGAGTTACATTTGGCGGCACTTGCCCAAGAAGTTTACGACGTAACCGGAGCCGGTGACACGGTTATTTCTACGCTTGCAAGCTCGCTAGCCGCAGGCGCAAGCCTAGACGATGCGTGTGCTTTAGCTAATGCAGCGGCCGGTATTGTGGTGGGTAAACTGGGCACCTCTACCGTGTCTACTATTGAGTTGGCTAATGCGGTATATGGTCACCAAGAAACGGGCTTTGGGGTATTGAGCGAACAACAGCTTAAATATGCTTTAGAAGCCGCCAAGCGACGCGGTGAAACGGTGGTGTTAACTAACGGTTGTTTTGATATTTTACATGCAGGGCATGTATCTTATCTTAACCATGCAGGCACCTTAGGCGATCGCTTAATTGTTGCGGTTAACAGTGATGACTCGGTTAAGCGTCTTAAAGGCGAAGGCCGCCCTGTGAACAGTGTCGATAGGCGTATGGCAGTATTAGCCGGCTTAGGCGCAGTAGATTGGGTGGTTGATTTTAGTGAAGATACGCCGCAGCGTTTAATTGCTAATTTATTGCCTGACTTGTTGGTAAAAGGCGGTGATTATAAACCTGAAGACATCGCCGGTGGTGCAGAGGTTATTGCCAACGGTGGTGAAGTGCGGGTGCTTAACTTTGAAGATGGTTGTTCGACCTCTGAAATTATTAGGTCTATTCGTCAAAACCAGATTGACTAACTCATACTATTTGCAATAAAAAAGGCGCCAAAAGGCGCCTTTTTACTATCTGATATTTACTATTGGGCTGGCATTAAACCAGAATTCACCAATGCCACATCTTCTTCAGTTAAGGTGCCTGCGGCTTGTTTAAGCGCTAGCATGTTAAGAATGTAATCGTAACGCGCATTGGATAAATCACTTTTAGCGGAGTACAAGTTACGGGTAGCATCTTGTACATCAACGATAGTACGAGTTCCCACTTCAAAACCTGCTTCAGTGGCTTCTAATGCACTTTGCGATGAAACGACGGTTTGTTCAAACGCTTTTACTGAGCCAATGCTAGCACTCACGTTGTTTACCACTGAGTTAACGGTACTTTGTACCGAGCGATAAGTTTGCTCTAGCGCTTCAGAAGAGGCGATGTAGCTAAATTGAGCTTGTCTTACTTGCGAGTCAATGCTGCCGCCCAAGTAGATAGGCCAGTTGAACTCAAGGCCAATATTACCGGCGTTAGAAGCGCCGCCTTGAAGTGAATCATAGGCGCTATTGCCGTATTTATTGTTGTCATAACCAATACCGGCTGTTAAATCTAAAGTTGGTAGATGGCCAGATTGTGCCAACTCAATTTGCTCTTGCGAGATTTCTTTAGATATACGTTGGGCATTTAATTCTAGGTTACGGTCGGTAGCGGTCGCTAACCAGAAGTCTGAGCCATCAGTCAGTTCGGCTGGCTCAAAACGCTCGGTATTTAATACGTTTAGTTGGCGGTGCTCTATACCCGTTAACTCACGTAGGTCTTCATAACTGTTAGACAAGTCGTTACGCGCTTGAATTTCTTGGGCCAAGGTTCGGTCATATTCAGCCTGAGCTTCGTGCACATCTGTAATGGCGGTTAAGCCTACATTAAAGCGTTGTTTGGTTTGTTCTAACTGTCGGCCAACCGCGGTTTTGTTGGCTTCAACAAACGATACGTTATCAATGGCTCGTAGTACATTAAAGTAAGCATTACTGACGCGAATAATCAGGCTTTGAACATCGTTGCCGTACAAAGCATCAATGCGAGTAGCATTTTTTTCAGAAATGCTTAAGCTGGTCCAATTGGTCTTTGAATAAATTGATTGGCTAAGTCCTACCGACGCATTGGTATTAGTAATGCTGT is a window from the Agarivorans sp. TSD2052 genome containing:
- the tolC gene encoding outer membrane channel protein TolC, whose amino-acid sequence is MKLKIKSLILACGMGSIALQAQADDLLQIYQLAQEKDPVILQSKAQRDIAFEQITETRASLLPQIGFAAGAEYTATDNSSIDSITNTNASVGLSQSIYSKTNWTSLSISEKNATRIDALYGNDVQSLIIRVSNAYFNVLRAIDNVSFVEANKTAVGRQLEQTKQRFNVGLTAITDVHEAQAEYDRTLAQEIQARNDLSNSYEDLRELTGIEHRQLNVLNTERFEPAELTDGSDFWLATATDRNLELNAQRISKEISQEQIELAQSGHLPTLDLTAGIGYDNNKYGNSAYDSLQGGASNAGNIGLEFNWPIYLGGSIDSQVRQAQFSYIASSEALEQTYRSVQSTVNSVVNNVSASIGSVKAFEQTVVSSQSALEATEAGFEVGTRTIVDVQDATRNLYSAKSDLSNARYDYILNMLALKQAAGTLTEEDVALVNSGLMPAQ